The DNA region GCAGCGGCATTCTCGATCTCGCGGCTGCGCGTGCCGGGCGGCCGCGCTGTGATGAATCTGGCGCTGTTCACCTACTTCATCCCGGCGGCATTCCTCGCCGTGCCGATGTACCGCACCATGGGCACCTACGGCCTGCTCAACAACCACTGGTCGCTGATCCTGGCGATGGTGACGATCGCCGCGCCCTACGCGATCTGGGTGCTGAAACAGGCTTCCGACAAGCTGCCGGTCGAGCTCGACGAGGCCGCGACGATGGACGGCGCCACCACGCTGCAGCTGTTCCGCCTGGTCTATGTGCCGCTGATGATGCCCTCGCTGGTCGCGGTCGGCACCTACGCGATCCTGCTCGCCTGGAACGAGTATCTCTACGCGTTCCTGCTGCTATCGAAGGACACCGACATCACGCTGCCGGTCGCGCTCGGCAACTTCCTCGCCGCCGACGACTCGCCGTGGGAGCTGTTGATGACCACCGGCTTCATCTACGCGCTGCCGCCGGCCGCGGTGTACTACGCCTTCAAGCGCTACATGGTCGGCGGGCTGACCGCAGGCGCCGTCAAGTCGTGATGTTCACAACGGCGCGGCGCTCTCGCCCTGCGAGCTCGACAGTTTCGAGGCGAACGAGGCGACCAGGATGATCACGGCGATCAGCGCGATCACCAGCGTGCAGATCGCGTTGATCTCGGGCTTCACGCCGAGCCGGACCTCGGAATAGATCCGGATCGGCAGCGTCGCCGAGCCGGGACCGGTGGTGAAGCTCGCGATCACGACGTCGTCGAGCGACAGCGTGAAGGCCAGCATCCAGCCGGCGATGATCGCCGGCACGATCAGCGGCAATGTCACCAGGAGGAACGCGCGCACCGGATCGCAGCCGAGGTCCATCGCGGCCTCCTCCAGGCTGCGGTCGAGCGTGGCGAGGCGCGACTGCACCACGACGGTGACGAAGCACATCGTCAGCGTGGTGTGGGCGATCGTCACCGTCCAGAAGCCGCGCTCGGCATTCAGCGCCACGAACAGCAACAGCAGCGACAGTCCGGAGATCACCTCGGGCATCACCAGCGGCGAATACAGCATGCCGGAGAACAGCGCCCGCCCGCGGAACCGTTCGCCGCGCGCCAGCCCGACCGCCGCCAGCGTGCCCAGCAATGTCGCCAGCGTCGCCGACACCGCGGCGACCGACAGGCTCATCCACGCCGCCTCCAGCATGGCGCGATCGCTGAAGAACTCGTGGTACCAGCGCAGCGACCAGCCGCCCCACACCGTCACCAGCCGCGAGGCGTTGAAGGAGTAGATCACGAGGATGACGATCGGCAGATAAAGGAACGCCAGCCCCAGCGCCAGCGACGTCATGTTGAAGCGCGTGAGCCTGGTGACGGTGTGCGCCATCAGCGATTGCTCTCGAGTTGGCGGCGTTGCAGGCGGTCGTAGAGCACGAGCGGCGGCACCAGCAGCAGCAACAATGCGACCGCCGCGGCTGACGCCACCGGCCAGTCCTTGTTGGTGAAGAACTCGAGCCACAGCGTCTGCCCAATCATCAGCGAATTGGAGCCGGCGAGCAGATCGGGGATCACGAACTCGCCGACAACAGGAATGAAGCAGAGCAGCGCGCCGGCGCCGACGCCCGGCAGCGACAGCGGGAACGTCACCAGCCAGAACGCCTGCAGCGGCGAGGCGCCGAGATCGCCCGCGGCTTCCAAAAGCGAGGCATCCATCTTCGAGAGCGTGGCATAGAGCGGCAGAATCATGAACGGCAGATAGGAGTAGACGATGCCGAGATACATCGCGCTGTCGGTCGACAGCCAGACCACCGGCGCGGACACGATGTGCAGCGCCAGCAGGATCTGGTTGAGCAGGCCGTCATGCTGCAGGATGTTGATCCAGGCATAGATGCGGATCAGAAACGAGGTCCAGAACGGCACGATGACCAGCATCATCGCCACGCCCTGCCAGCGTTGCGGCAGCCGCGCCATGCCGTAGGCAATGGGATAGCCGATCAGCAGCAGGATCAAGGTCGAGGTCACGGCGACGACGAGGCTGCGCAGATAGGATAGGATGTACAGATTGTCCTGCAGCAGCAGGCGGAAATTATCGAACGACAATTGCGCAAAGGCAGCCGCCAGCGCCGCGCGGCCCTCCGTGAAATCGAACACCGGCGTATAGGGCGGCTGCGCGATCGCGGTCTGCGACAGGCTGATCTTCAGCACGAAGCCGAACGGCACCAGGAAGAACAGCACCATCCAGAGATAGGGCGCGATCGCGGCGAGCCGCGCCGGCCGGGCGAAGATGCGGCGCGCGCTCATTGCTCGAGCACCAGGCAGTCGTCGGCGGTGAACCACGCCACCACGCGCTGGCCGGCAAGATAGGCGTCGACATCGAGCCGTGCAGTGTTGGCCATCGACGAACGCACCACCGCGCCGGATTCCAGCCTCACCCTATAGCTCGTGACGCCGCCAAGATAATTGACGTCGGCGACGACGCCCTCCAGCCGGTTGATCGCCTGTGATCCGCTCGCGTCCGAGGCTGGTGCGCGGCGCGACAGCTTCACCTTCTCGGGGCGGATCGCGACGCTGACGACCTCCTTGGTCACCGGCGGCCACAGCTCGCTGACCGCGAGCGTGCCCGCCTCCGCGGTCGAGACCGTCAACCGTCCATTCTCGCGGGCGGCGACCTGGCCGTTGAACAGGTTGATGTCGCCGACGAACTCGGCGATCCAGCGCGAGGCCGGCGCCTCGTAGAGGTTGCGCGGGGTGGCGACCTGGACCAGACGGCCGGCATCCATCACCCCGATCCGGCCGGCCATCGTCATCGCCTCCTCCTGATCGTGGGTGACGATGATGAAGGTCATGCCGAGCCGGCGTTGCAGCTCCATCAGTTCGGCCTGCGTGCTCTCGCGCAGCTTCTTGTCGAGCGCAGCGAGCGGCTCGTCGAGCAGCAGCACCTGCGGGCGGCGCGCCAGCGAGCGCGCCAGCGCCACGCGCTGCCGCTGTCCGCCGGAGAGTTGGTCAGGCTTGCGCTTCTCGAGCCCCTCGAGCTTGACGAGCGCCACCATCTCCGCAACGCGGGTCGCGATGTCACGACGCGCCATGCCGGCGCGCCTAAGGCCGAAGGCGATGTTGTCGCGCACCGACAGATGCGGGAACAGCGCGTAGTTCTGGAACATCATGTTGACGGGCCGCTCATGCGGCAGCACCTGGGCGATGTCGCTGCCGCCGAGCAGGATGCGGCCCTCGTCCGGGGTCTCGAAGCCGGCGAGCATACGGAGCAGCGTGGTCTTGCCGCAGCCGCTCGGCCCAAGCAGCGCGAAGAACTCGCCGGCGCGAATGTCCAGCGAGAGCTGGTCGACCGCGCGGAAATTGCCGAACGACTTGGCGACGCCCTCGATCCGCAGCAGCGGCATGTCCGAGACGGTCGGTTCAGGCAACGGCTTCGCCGCCTCCGCACTCGCTTCGCCCGATGTCACGTCCGCAAGCCCCGATTCCCCGCAAGGTCCGATGATGGCGGCAAACTAGCGGCGGATCGCCACCGGCTCAACCGCTTCACGGACATCTCCCGCAATATTGTCGACGCCCGCACCTCTGCTGGGCGTGGACTCAAAAGCGCGTGCTCAACCGTAGCGATCACATTCGCGATCTCTTTGTCAGCAATCGGAAACGCTGCGCTCAAAGGCTCAGCATACCGTTACGCGTCAAGCGGATCACCGTCTTCAAGCAACTTAGGGGCTATTCCCCGACGCATTTGGCGCACGAAACGTGGCTTGGGAGCCAAGCTGCGCCTTCAAGACCAGGTCGAAGCTGAGGCGCGTTTTTCCATCCTGGAACACCACGCCGTTCGGGCTGAAGGCGACCTTGTCCGGGCCCTTGTTCAACGTCTGCCAGTTGTACGATATGGCGACGATACCGTAAGCCGAAACCGGCTTGACCTCTCCGGCATCTGCCACGCCATTGCCATTGGCATCGCGCCACAGGGCGAGGCCGGCCAGTTCTTTACCAGTCAAAATGCCATCGCGGTCGTCATCGAGTGCGGCCAGCGGTGCATATCCGTTGTCCCAAAACATCCAAAACGTGATGTTGCCGAACAATTGCCGGCCGCTGCTAATTTTGCCATCAAGCTTCAAGTCGCTAACAAGCCAGGCAGCTTTGGGGGTAATCCAGCTCCATTCGCGACTCAACCCGCTGCCGTCCAGGTCGAACGTCACCCGCGCGTCGGGTGCTTCGAGGTCGGTGATCGTGAGCCCATCGGCCAGCGGCACAGCGATGGGAGTGACCGGGTACGGCAGCTTTCCCATCATGGCAGCGTGGTCCTTCAGCGTCTCGATCTCGCGCTTATCCTTCTCGACGTCGAGAAGCGGGACGAGGTAAGAGACGACTTCGCCGGTCAGAGTCCGCCCGCCGAATCCACTGAACGTCAGGCTCTTTTCCTTCTCCCAGGCGTCGGTTGCGATCGTTCGATACTGCTTCACCGCGTCGTCTTTCCTGCCGGCCTGCTCGGTCAACCAGGCGAGGCCGAGTCGGATGACAAGGTTATCCTTATCCAGCTCCAATGCCTGCTTGTACGCTTTCAACGCGGCTTCTAGGTGCGCCTGGGAGGCGGTACTCCAAGTGGAGTCAACGGCAGTCATGACGGTACCGAAAGGAACGGCCGGTGGCTGAATGCCATGGTAGGCCTTCGGCACCGTCAGCGGATCAGACTTCTGAGCGTAAGCCATGCCATGCGCACGACCAAGGTTCAGCAACGCCTCGACGCTGGTAGGATCGTCCTTGGCGATCTTCTCTAGGTTATCGATAAGCCTTGTGACCGGGATCCGCTCCTCTTCCACGCCCACATACCTGCCGAGCGCCGGCGACGTCGCGGCAAGAAAAACCACCAGCAAGATCAAGCGCACGGCGACTCCCATTTGTAAGGGAAGATTGTGGTCAATTTATCCGGTGCACACTGAGGATGCTAGGGTCTGGATGGAGCTTGTGGCGTATGCACGGACGAGTCGCTGCCAGGAAAAGTTTGTCGACGGTTCATGAACCAACTCGAGCCTCCGGCGCTGTCGGTCTTGCGATGCTGTTGAGGGCTAAGCAAACTTAAGCCCCGAAGTGGCTCGTTGCCTTTATGAGTGCATGCCCTAGACTTCGCAGCCGAATTCGGGAGGACAACCGATGATTCACGACCGCTACGGCCTGCAGCTGACCACCGCGTCGGACCGCGCCGCCGCCTACTATGTCGATGGCGTCGATCGCATGCTGGCGGCGCTGCATGGCGCGGATGCCGCGTTCGAAGCGGCGATCGCCGAGGACCCGGAGTTCGCGTTGGCCCATCTCGGCCGTGCCCGCGTCCACCAGCTCAACATGGAGGGTGCCGCGGCCCGCGCCAAGGCAAACGATGCGCGCCAGCTCGCGCCGGCCGCGAGCCCGCGCGAGCGTCAGCACATCGACATCATCGCGTCGGTGATCGAGGGCCAGGGCAAGAAGGCGATGACCGCAGCCGAACAGCATCTCAGCGAATATCCGCGCGATGCGCAGATACTCTCGCTGTTGCTCGGTGCCTTCGGCCTCTATGCCTTCTCCGGCCGGTCCGACCATGACGCCGCGCGGCTCGCAATCTCGGAACGTTATGCCGGCGACTATGGCGACGACTGGTGGTTCCTCACCTATCTCGGCTGGTCGAAGACCGAGGCCGGCGACCTCATCTCGGGCCGCGCCGTCACCGAGCGCGGCTATGCGCTGAAGCCGGAGAACGCCGGCGCCGCGCACGCGGTGGCACATGCGCTGTTCGAGCAGGGCGACGCGGCGGAAGGCCGCAGCTTCCTCTCCGCATGGCTGCCGGCGAATGATCGCACCAGCTTCCTGCAGGGCCATCTCGCCTGGCACCTCGCCTTGATCGCGATCGAGGAAGGCGACGCCGACGGCGCGCTCGCGATTTACGAGCAGCACATCAAGCCGGCGGGCCGACCCTATCCGCCGCTCAATATCTACACCGACACGGCCTCGCTGCTGTGGCGACTGTCGGTCGCCGGCAAGACCGGCCTCGAGCCGCACTGGAAGGATGTCGCCGCCTATGGCGATGGATTTTTCCCCAAGGCCGGTGCCCATTTCGCCGACGTGCACCACGCGCTGGTCGCAGCCACGACGAACAACGATGCGCTGGAGACGCGATTGGCCGAGATGGCGGCGCGCGACGCCGACGGCAAGCTGGCGCCCGGCCCTGCCGCGATCGGACTCGGCCGAGGCGTTGCCGCCTTCGCCGCCGGCGACCATGAGAGCGCCGTGCGCATCCTTGCGCCGCTGATGCCCGAGCTGGTGCGGATCGGCGGCAGCCATGCGCAACGCGAATTGTGGGAGGACACCTTCATCGTCGCATGCCTGCGTGCCGGCCAGGGCCGGCAAGCGACGGGCCTGATCTCGGAGCGGCTGCACCGTCGTCCGTCCCGGCGCGACCTCGCCTGGTCGCAGGAGGCGGCAAGGCAGTAGCCGAACCTCAATCGCCCTTCGCCATGAACGCCGCAAGCGCATCGCGATCGGCTTGCGGCATGGACAGGCCGAGCTTGGAGCGGCGCCACAGGATATCGTCGGGAAAGCGCGCCCATTCCTTGCGCATGAGGTAGCGCACCTCCGCGCCGGTCAGCTCCGGGCCGAAGGCCGGACCGAGATCGGCCTTCTGCTTCGCCTCGCCCAGGATATCCCTCACGTTCAGCCCGTAGGCGGCCACCAGCCGCCGCGCCTCGCCCTCGCCGAGGAATCGCCAGCGGTCGCGCGCGATGTCCACCTCGGTCTCGAAGCGCTGCCAGGCGAATTCGCCGCCCGGCAGCGGTGTCGTCGCAGTCCAGCGCGGCGTCATC from Bradyrhizobium sp. B124 includes:
- a CDS encoding carbohydrate ABC transporter permease, which codes for MKLPTLREVGTEAKLLLIGIPVFIWTMIPIYHMFVFAISPKEDAFTGKLWPTHPTLHNFSIVFHQQHYFLRDFWIQFWNSAVIALAVGALTLFVATAAAFSISRLRVPGGRAVMNLALFTYFIPAAFLAVPMYRTMGTYGLLNNHWSLILAMVTIAAPYAIWVLKQASDKLPVELDEAATMDGATTLQLFRLVYVPLMMPSLVAVGTYAILLAWNEYLYAFLLLSKDTDITLPVALGNFLAADDSPWELLMTTGFIYALPPAAVYYAFKRYMVGGLTAGAVKS
- a CDS encoding ABC transporter permease subunit; the protein is MSARRIFARPARLAAIAPYLWMVLFFLVPFGFVLKISLSQTAIAQPPYTPVFDFTEGRAALAAAFAQLSFDNFRLLLQDNLYILSYLRSLVVAVTSTLILLLIGYPIAYGMARLPQRWQGVAMMLVIVPFWTSFLIRIYAWINILQHDGLLNQILLALHIVSAPVVWLSTDSAMYLGIVYSYLPFMILPLYATLSKMDASLLEAAGDLGASPLQAFWLVTFPLSLPGVGAGALLCFIPVVGEFVIPDLLAGSNSLMIGQTLWLEFFTNKDWPVASAAAVALLLLLVPPLVLYDRLQRRQLESNR
- a CDS encoding ABC transporter ATP-binding protein; protein product: MPLLRIEGVAKSFGNFRAVDQLSLDIRAGEFFALLGPSGCGKTTLLRMLAGFETPDEGRILLGGSDIAQVLPHERPVNMMFQNYALFPHLSVRDNIAFGLRRAGMARRDIATRVAEMVALVKLEGLEKRKPDQLSGGQRQRVALARSLARRPQVLLLDEPLAALDKKLRESTQAELMELQRRLGMTFIIVTHDQEEAMTMAGRIGVMDAGRLVQVATPRNLYEAPASRWIAEFVGDINLFNGQVAARENGRLTVSTAEAGTLAVSELWPPVTKEVVSVAIRPEKVKLSRRAPASDASGSQAINRLEGVVADVNYLGGVTSYRVRLESGAVVRSSMANTARLDVDAYLAGQRVVAWFTADDCLVLEQ
- a CDS encoding tetratricopeptide repeat protein, with amino-acid sequence MLAALHGADAAFEAAIAEDPEFALAHLGRARVHQLNMEGAAARAKANDARQLAPAASPRERQHIDIIASVIEGQGKKAMTAAEQHLSEYPRDAQILSLLLGAFGLYAFSGRSDHDAARLAISERYAGDYGDDWWFLTYLGWSKTEAGDLISGRAVTERGYALKPENAGAAHAVAHALFEQGDAAEGRSFLSAWLPANDRTSFLQGHLAWHLALIAIEEGDADGALAIYEQHIKPAGRPYPPLNIYTDTASLLWRLSVAGKTGLEPHWKDVAAYGDGFFPKAGAHFADVHHALVAATTNNDALETRLAEMAARDADGKLAPGPAAIGLGRGVAAFAAGDHESAVRILAPLMPELVRIGGSHAQRELWEDTFIVACLRAGQGRQATGLISERLHRRPSRRDLAWSQEAARQ
- a CDS encoding ABC transporter permease subunit; translation: MAHTVTRLTRFNMTSLALGLAFLYLPIVILVIYSFNASRLVTVWGGWSLRWYHEFFSDRAMLEAAWMSLSVAAVSATLATLLGTLAAVGLARGERFRGRALFSGMLYSPLVMPEVISGLSLLLLFVALNAERGFWTVTIAHTTLTMCFVTVVVQSRLATLDRSLEEAAMDLGCDPVRAFLLVTLPLIVPAIIAGWMLAFTLSLDDVVIASFTTGPGSATLPIRIYSEVRLGVKPEINAICTLVIALIAVIILVASFASKLSSSQGESAAPL
- a CDS encoding tetratricopeptide repeat protein yields the protein MRLILLVVFLAATSPALGRYVGVEEERIPVTRLIDNLEKIAKDDPTSVEALLNLGRAHGMAYAQKSDPLTVPKAYHGIQPPAVPFGTVMTAVDSTWSTASQAHLEAALKAYKQALELDKDNLVIRLGLAWLTEQAGRKDDAVKQYRTIATDAWEKEKSLTFSGFGGRTLTGEVVSYLVPLLDVEKDKREIETLKDHAAMMGKLPYPVTPIAVPLADGLTITDLEAPDARVTFDLDGSGLSREWSWITPKAAWLVSDLKLDGKISSGRQLFGNITFWMFWDNGYAPLAALDDDRDGILTGKELAGLALWRDANGNGVADAGEVKPVSAYGIVAISYNWQTLNKGPDKVAFSPNGVVFQDGKTRLSFDLVLKAQLGSQATFRAPNASGNSP